In Tenebrio molitor chromosome 6, icTenMoli1.1, whole genome shotgun sequence, one genomic interval encodes:
- the LOC138132683 gene encoding chondroitin proteoglycan-2-like: MMYSAFLAVLVLTVLGVQAGPKCPARDGKSPVYVPHKDCTKFWECSNGTPYLFDCPANLHFNPKLNVCDWPDQAGCNGSSGSGSSESSDWSSNSSSESSESSDSSSSSSSESSESSDSSSSSSSSSSESAED, encoded by the exons ATGATGTACTCAGCGTTTTTGGCTGTTTTGGTTTTGACCGTACTCGGAGTTCAAGCAG GTCCAAAGTGTCCAGCTAGGGATGGTAAATCTCCAGTTTACGTACCCCACAAAGACTGCACCAAATTCTGGGAATGTTCCAACGGTACTCCTTACCTGTTTGACTGTCCTGCAAATTTGCACTTCAACCCCAAATTGAACGTTTGTGATTGGCCGGATCAAGCAGGTTGCAATGGCAGTTCTGGAAGTGGATCTTCGGAAAGCAGTGATTGGAGTTCCAATTCCAGTAGTGAATCTTCGGAAAGCAGTGATTCCAGTTCCAGTTCCAGTAGTGAATCTTCGGAAAGCAGTGATTCCAGTTCCAGTTCCAGTTCCAGTTCTTCAGAATCCGCTGAAGATTAA